In Streptomyces sp. NBC_00569, a single genomic region encodes these proteins:
- a CDS encoding ABC transporter permease yields MTTLTPTTAAGAGRTARTERSPLALLGHQIRYEQLSFWRNPQSMVFTFVLPIVIIAIFGAVFSGSADDKFFFGLSGMQYYTPTIAAVSVLGACYGQLAIVLAMRRQTGVLKRLHATPLPAWVYFTGLLVHCIVVSVVDVALVIGIGSLYDVPLPTHWGAIMLTLVLGAASFCALGVGVASLIKNSEAAPAVVQFIQFPLVFISGSYFPIHSEVLNNIAGLLPVKPFNDAMLAPFAQNSGYQWRDLAVLAAWGVVGALIAVRSFRWDPRPE; encoded by the coding sequence GCCCGCTGGCGCTGCTCGGCCATCAGATCCGTTACGAGCAGCTGTCGTTCTGGCGCAACCCGCAGTCGATGGTGTTCACGTTCGTGCTGCCGATCGTCATCATCGCGATCTTCGGCGCGGTGTTCAGCGGCAGCGCCGACGACAAGTTCTTCTTCGGCCTGTCCGGCATGCAGTACTACACGCCGACGATCGCCGCGGTGTCCGTACTGGGCGCCTGTTACGGGCAGTTGGCGATCGTCCTCGCGATGCGGCGGCAGACCGGGGTGCTCAAGCGGCTGCACGCGACGCCGCTGCCGGCCTGGGTCTACTTCACGGGCCTGCTCGTGCACTGCATCGTCGTGAGCGTCGTCGACGTCGCGCTCGTCATCGGTATCGGCTCGCTGTACGACGTGCCTCTGCCGACGCACTGGGGCGCGATCATGCTCACCCTCGTGCTCGGCGCGGCGAGCTTCTGCGCGCTGGGCGTGGGTGTCGCCTCGCTCATCAAGAACTCGGAGGCGGCACCCGCCGTGGTGCAGTTCATCCAGTTCCCCCTGGTGTTCATCTCGGGCAGCTACTTCCCGATCCACTCCGAGGTCCTCAACAACATCGCCGGGCTGCTCCCGGTGAAGCCGTTCAACGACGCGATGCTGGCGCCGTTCGCGCAGAACTCCGGCTACCAGTGGCGCGACCTCGCCGTTCTCGCGGCCTGGGGTGTCGTCGGCGCCCTGATCGCGGTGCGCAGCTTCCGCTGGGACCCGCGGCCGGAGTAG
- a CDS encoding YceI family protein, with translation MSLTEPHTRPGPADLAGAWTLEPSASSVEFTGRHFLLLPVTGSMPVRSGAAELDGEGRLGHLDVALDAAGFTTGNPRRDDAVRGPAFLDTQHHPLLRFDGETLATGEPWTVSGLLSVKGRAVPLVLTVDEVVPEGASTVVRASATVDRHACGVSAMRAMVGPRLRLRVTAVFVRA, from the coding sequence ATGTCGCTCACCGAACCGCACACGCGCCCCGGGCCGGCCGACCTCGCCGGTGCCTGGACCCTCGAACCCTCCGCCAGTTCCGTCGAGTTCACCGGCCGGCACTTTCTCCTCCTCCCGGTGACCGGGTCGATGCCGGTGCGCTCCGGCGCCGCGGAACTCGACGGGGAGGGCCGGCTCGGGCACCTCGACGTCGCGCTCGACGCGGCCGGCTTCACGACCGGGAACCCGCGCCGGGACGACGCCGTCCGCGGCCCCGCCTTCCTCGACACGCAGCACCACCCGCTCCTGCGCTTCGACGGTGAGACCCTCGCCACGGGCGAGCCCTGGACCGTCTCCGGCCTGCTGTCCGTCAAGGGCCGCGCGGTGCCGCTGGTCCTCACGGTCGACGAGGTCGTCCCGGAGGGCGCCAGCACGGTCGTGCGCGCGTCGGCGACGGTCGACCGGCACGCGTGCGGCGTGAGCGCGATGCGGGCGATGGTGGGTCCCCGGCTGCGGCTGCGGGTGACGGCGGTGTTCGTACGCGCCTGA
- a CDS encoding thiopeptide-type bacteriocin biosynthesis protein produces the protein MTWSSWHLHLATTARSAHDRVLTDVIGPTIGELAPGTPWFFIRYWQAGPHLRLRIRDVDPDAYDRVEEQLRVRLADAGTLGPGEEPLDPDAYLEGAGALASAGEQGDDRHVRAMLAPGVHRADYDPEFDRYGGPALMPATEDLFRLSSELVLRLAPKAPAQAQRSLLALRGTMAAAAALGDTAERGYFYAHGLGAWRAWAGEAGYPDELLDSLTTITRDAGAKPVDPLAHGPFAHWHDRLAALTGDIREKSPTHPGMILFSHAHMLHNRLGLSLLEELRNYAWLAHVFPVTEGALA, from the coding sequence ATGACATGGAGCTCGTGGCACCTCCACCTCGCCACCACCGCCCGGTCCGCGCACGACCGCGTCCTGACCGACGTGATCGGCCCCACGATCGGCGAACTCGCCCCCGGCACACCCTGGTTCTTCATCCGCTACTGGCAGGCAGGACCCCATCTGCGGCTGCGGATCAGGGACGTGGACCCGGATGCGTACGACCGTGTCGAGGAGCAGCTGCGCGTCCGGCTCGCCGATGCCGGAACGCTCGGGCCCGGCGAGGAGCCGCTCGACCCCGACGCCTACCTCGAAGGCGCGGGAGCGCTCGCCTCCGCGGGCGAGCAGGGCGACGACCGGCACGTACGGGCCATGCTGGCGCCCGGCGTCCACCGCGCCGACTACGACCCCGAGTTCGACCGCTACGGCGGCCCCGCCCTGATGCCCGCCACCGAGGACCTGTTCCGGCTCTCCAGCGAGCTCGTCCTGCGCCTCGCACCGAAGGCTCCCGCGCAGGCGCAGCGATCCCTGCTCGCCCTGCGCGGCACCATGGCCGCCGCCGCAGCCCTCGGTGACACCGCCGAACGCGGCTACTTCTACGCGCACGGCCTCGGCGCCTGGCGGGCCTGGGCCGGGGAGGCCGGCTACCCGGACGAGCTCCTCGACTCGCTGACCACGATCACCCGGGACGCCGGCGCCAAGCCCGTGGACCCGCTCGCCCACGGCCCGTTCGCCCACTGGCACGACAGGCTCGCCGCCCTCACCGGCGACATCCGGGAGAAGTCCCCGACCCACCCCGGAATGATCCTCTTCTCACACGCCCACATGCTCCACAACCGCCTGGGCCTGAGCCTCCTGGAGGAGCTGCGCAACTACGCCTGGCTGGCGCATGTCTTCCCGGTCACGGAGGGCGCCCTCGCCTGA